A section of the Bradyrhizobium oligotrophicum S58 genome encodes:
- a CDS encoding LexA family transcriptional regulator, which produces MAKAVQPGRKHRVHPKLETIKERVEERVLGLKTSRNELSRRAGLGLSYLNDLLSGKSLNPTREGLTKLAPVLDCDYAYLVGEQDTPRTAATGVLPQNVEPVTLVMKSITLYQTGLTDPDGFFALNDSRRAPFVMPLSNDVYCIAVPDDTMAPRFRVGEVVIVNPNKQVGHGGFAVVHQTDGRVAIREVVTISIDKITVRMLGDGTVVDLPRSQVKALDRIIGSCELG; this is translated from the coding sequence ATGGCGAAGGCTGTGCAGCCCGGCCGAAAGCATCGGGTGCATCCAAAACTCGAAACCATAAAAGAGCGCGTTGAAGAGCGCGTTTTGGGCCTGAAGACTTCACGGAATGAACTTTCCCGTAGAGCTGGGCTCGGTCTTTCTTATTTGAATGATCTGCTTTCCGGGAAGTCCCTCAACCCAACTAGAGAGGGACTTACGAAGTTGGCTCCGGTCTTGGATTGCGACTATGCGTACCTAGTCGGCGAGCAGGACACCCCGAGAACTGCAGCAACTGGCGTACTTCCTCAGAACGTTGAGCCCGTCACCCTGGTGATGAAGTCCATCACGCTCTACCAGACAGGCCTCACCGATCCCGATGGCTTCTTCGCTTTGAATGATTCGCGAAGAGCGCCCTTCGTTATGCCGCTGAGCAATGACGTGTATTGCATCGCGGTGCCCGACGATACCATGGCTCCTCGCTTCAGAGTTGGCGAGGTGGTGATCGTCAACCCCAACAAGCAAGTTGGGCACGGAGGCTTTGCCGTGGTGCATCAAACGGACGGCCGGGTCGCGATCCGCGAGGTGGTGACGATCTCGATCGACAAGATCACCGTCCGCATGCTGGGCGACGGCACAGTCGTCGACTTGCCTCGCTCCCAAGTGAAGGCACTGGATCGCATCATAGGAAGCTGCGAGCTGGGCTAG
- a CDS encoding helix-turn-helix domain-containing protein encodes MTELSKQELVVKVAALTATIEDMRRSMVLAASLPAGWRLTPKERDLFLALISNETVTKPMAMVILYGANQDGRETHSVDVFISRIRRKTEDHSVTIETINRTGYRLVDRLVWAKTLKLDTCVAH; translated from the coding sequence ATGACCGAACTATCGAAGCAGGAGCTTGTGGTTAAGGTTGCCGCACTCACTGCCACCATCGAAGACATGCGTCGCTCCATGGTCCTCGCGGCATCCCTGCCGGCGGGGTGGAGGCTGACTCCCAAAGAGCGCGACCTGTTCCTGGCCCTGATCTCGAACGAGACGGTCACGAAGCCCATGGCGATGGTCATCCTCTACGGAGCCAATCAGGACGGCCGCGAAACTCATTCCGTTGATGTCTTCATCTCGCGCATCCGTCGCAAGACTGAGGACCACTCCGTCACCATCGAGACCATTAATCGGACCGGCTACCGGCTGGTCGACCGGCTCGTATGGGCGAAGACCTTGAAGCTCGACACTTGCGTCGCGCACTAA
- a CDS encoding ATP-binding protein: protein MQPIFTIYGVPKVGKSSLASEFPRPIFIQTAEGESVPAGVVAETLEVRNYAELCEAITVLVSDEHNYGTAIFDSTTGLENIIRAEACARNGWKNIEDPGYGKGYKIAAGIFLEYIDGIMTLRRERNMSIVQLGHCDISRFDSPSTDPYSRYRINLHKDAADIVEANSDVIAFVNFKASIKKVDAGFNKQLTHAEGGGTRWMFLEERPSHIAGNRFGMPHELQYRKGEGYKALAKYLPPAREAA, encoded by the coding sequence TTGCAGCCGATCTTCACGATTTACGGCGTTCCGAAGGTGGGCAAGTCGTCGCTCGCCTCTGAGTTTCCGCGACCGATCTTTATCCAGACCGCCGAAGGGGAGAGCGTTCCTGCGGGTGTCGTCGCCGAAACGCTCGAGGTCCGCAACTACGCCGAGTTGTGCGAGGCGATCACGGTGCTCGTCTCGGACGAACACAACTACGGAACCGCAATCTTCGACTCGACGACCGGCCTGGAGAACATCATCCGCGCAGAGGCTTGCGCTCGCAACGGTTGGAAGAACATCGAGGACCCCGGCTACGGCAAGGGCTACAAGATCGCCGCAGGCATTTTCCTCGAATACATCGACGGCATCATGACCCTGCGTCGTGAGCGCAACATGTCGATCGTGCAGCTCGGGCACTGCGATATCTCGCGCTTCGACTCGCCCTCGACTGACCCATATTCGCGCTATCGCATCAACCTCCACAAGGATGCCGCCGACATCGTCGAGGCGAACAGCGACGTGATCGCGTTCGTCAACTTCAAGGCCAGCATCAAGAAGGTCGATGCGGGCTTCAACAAGCAACTCACGCACGCCGAGGGCGGTGGCACCCGTTGGATGTTCCTCGAAGAGCGTCCCAGCCACATTGCGGGCAACCGCTTCGGCATGCCCCATGAACTCCAGTACCGCAAGGGTGAGGGATACAAGGCGCTCGCCAAGTACCTGCCGCCGGCACGGGAAGCCGCCTAG
- a CDS encoding DEAD/DEAH box helicase: protein MPVDLRDYQRKACDAPYEYWSEKPRGNPLIVVPTGGGKSMILGTICEEFIGFEPTTRMIMATHVKELVQQNFEELLGIWPFAPAGVYAASLKRKEVHNQITFGSIQSMFRVAEKFGRIDVLLIDEAHLVPPDEAAMYGKFIKALRAVNPDMLILGLTATPYRLNSGMLTEGDDALFDDIIYEISIKELIDMGYLCPLVSKATQTVFDLKGVGRAGGDFKIGALQAAVDKHPVTEAAVKEVIAFARSNEHPRKSWLFFCSGVDHALHVRDEIRRHGYSCEAIHGDTDDGDRDRWIKEFKAGKITALTNANVLTTGFNAPRTDLLAMLRPTESTALYVQMVGRGTRCMGKNIHESIRNGKSDCLVLDFAGNVRRHGPVDQVKVRKPGKGGGEAPVKECPECHSLIFAGLRECPDCGHAFERDVEKNIKQTADAVPILSTSKPNWVKVNRRTFYRHDKPGGTPSVRVEYVCGFTVHKEWICPEHKGFARVKFEKWWKEHGGGDDAPFTINDTLSAAGKKVLRETTEIMIRANGRHYEVIGRKLGAPGELTQDNFVSVQPSREEIVAQNYELNGKPEEAARYRAQVAARATANDNQRPAMPGTSRVPAAKASMPGHAKPVTQLRTSGEPKADRDVFAGTWGKQDLDDDIPF from the coding sequence ATGCCCGTCGACCTCCGCGATTATCAACGCAAGGCGTGTGACGCGCCTTATGAGTACTGGTCCGAGAAGCCCAGGGGTAACCCGCTGATCGTGGTCCCGACCGGCGGCGGCAAATCCATGATCTTGGGCACGATCTGCGAAGAGTTCATCGGCTTCGAGCCGACGACGCGCATGATCATGGCAACGCACGTCAAGGAGTTGGTGCAGCAAAATTTCGAGGAGTTGCTTGGCATCTGGCCGTTCGCACCGGCCGGCGTCTACGCGGCTTCGCTGAAGCGCAAAGAGGTGCACAATCAGATCACCTTCGGCAGCATCCAGTCGATGTTCCGCGTGGCCGAGAAGTTCGGCCGCATCGACGTGCTGCTGATCGACGAAGCGCATCTCGTGCCGCCGGACGAAGCGGCCATGTACGGCAAATTCATAAAGGCGCTGCGCGCGGTCAATCCCGACATGCTGATATTGGGGCTGACCGCCACGCCTTACCGGCTCAACTCGGGCATGCTCACCGAAGGCGACGACGCGCTGTTCGATGACATCATCTATGAAATCTCGATCAAAGAGCTGATCGACATGGGCTACCTCTGTCCGCTCGTCTCGAAGGCGACGCAGACGGTGTTCGATCTGAAGGGCGTCGGCCGGGCTGGGGGTGACTTCAAGATCGGTGCGCTCCAGGCTGCCGTGGATAAGCACCCGGTCACGGAGGCGGCAGTCAAGGAGGTGATCGCGTTCGCGAGGAGCAACGAGCATCCGCGCAAGTCGTGGCTGTTCTTCTGCTCGGGCGTCGATCATGCCCTGCATGTCCGCGACGAAATCCGGCGACACGGCTATTCATGCGAGGCGATCCACGGCGACACCGATGACGGAGATCGTGACCGGTGGATTAAGGAGTTCAAGGCGGGCAAGATCACGGCGCTCACCAACGCGAACGTGCTCACGACCGGCTTCAACGCGCCGCGCACTGATCTGCTCGCGATGCTGCGACCGACCGAGTCGACGGCGCTGTACGTGCAGATGGTCGGCCGTGGCACGCGCTGCATGGGCAAGAACATCCACGAGTCGATCCGCAACGGAAAATCTGACTGCCTGGTTCTCGACTTCGCGGGCAACGTCCGGCGGCATGGTCCGGTGGATCAGGTGAAGGTGCGGAAGCCTGGTAAGGGCGGCGGCGAAGCCCCGGTCAAGGAATGTCCGGAGTGTCACTCGCTGATATTTGCGGGCCTGCGCGAGTGCCCGGATTGCGGCCACGCCTTCGAGCGCGATGTCGAGAAGAACATCAAGCAAACCGCCGACGCGGTGCCGATCCTGTCCACATCGAAGCCCAATTGGGTGAAGGTCAACCGGCGCACGTTCTATCGCCACGACAAGCCGGGCGGCACCCCCAGCGTCCGCGTCGAGTATGTGTGCGGCTTCACGGTGCACAAGGAATGGATTTGCCCGGAGCACAAGGGCTTCGCGCGCGTCAAGTTCGAGAAGTGGTGGAAGGAGCACGGTGGTGGCGACGATGCGCCGTTCACGATCAACGACACGCTCTCGGCGGCAGGCAAGAAGGTGCTGCGCGAGACGACGGAGATCATGATCCGCGCCAACGGGCGGCACTATGAGGTGATCGGCCGCAAGCTGGGAGCGCCCGGCGAGTTGACGCAGGACAACTTCGTCTCGGTCCAGCCCTCGCGTGAGGAGATCGTCGCGCAAAACTATGAACTCAACGGGAAGCCGGAAGAGGCGGCCCGCTACCGCGCCCAGGTCGCGGCCAGAGCGACCGCGAACGACAACCAGCGCCCGGCGATGCCCGGCACGAGCCGCGTACCGGCGGCAAAGGCGTCGATGCCAGGGCATGCGAAGCCGGTGACGCAGCTCCGTACGAGCGGGGAGCCCAAGGCCGACAGGGACGTGTTCGCCGGCACATGGGGCAAGCAAGACCTCGACGATGACATTCCATTCTGA
- a CDS encoding DUF6511 domain-containing protein, whose product MAPKTLSAHELFALDEAGEVAGAYLERIGKFDLTQLSEAEWMEFLKTVLNTYGERMRARLLDHAAPF is encoded by the coding sequence ATGGCACCGAAGACTCTTAGTGCTCACGAGCTGTTCGCGCTTGACGAAGCTGGCGAGGTTGCGGGGGCTTACCTCGAACGCATCGGCAAGTTCGACTTGACGCAGTTGTCTGAGGCCGAGTGGATGGAGTTCCTGAAGACGGTCCTCAATACCTACGGCGAGCGGATGCGCGCTCGCTTGCTCGATCACGCCGCTCCGTTCTGA
- a CDS encoding bifunctional DNA primase/polymerase, with product MSESPFAQVGPILFEKGYSPIPIMPGNKVPGLMVGDEWRMFKGWNEFCVERPSQFQINQWAKWQDAGVGIACGRGLICIDIDQEEIIEPLLAILPVSYVQKKGRKGISLFYQGNTDAIRSKNYRTPDRVGLVDLLAEGKQTVLPPSIHPDTGEPYYWWTDETLLDVGLAALNELPNDIADQIGEVLRAFGYDPDGDRAADPAGSDHPDTLSSHTSNFFRKLNEDALARIEAWAPKLKLPKGRFLGRVYRAVAPWRASGSGRAMSRRSANLSISPGGVEDFGTGESFTALNVVMKTLQIPDSELDAAVQWLGGCLAYDFSPNITLTMGPKTLAILAEREARERGEEPPVRSAVEEALTPPPHPEWHPTPTPAVAERPTGGDLTAYAAAQPSAPAAAPAEATVGLVEEEEVNAPATPPAPSMAELEALCRGIPGLVGELVEWMACSSSSPSRPCALGPALLWVGTIAGRHQAGPTDLRTNLNVVTLAPPGYGKDHARQALYRLATKTGLFRFMAPENFLSDSALRKTIEQNPVMMSMMDEFGGFIGKIMDRRAGAHQSNLRHMILQLFTTSNSVYTGAAAAQEQATPIHQPCFSIYGTTTPHDFWPSMSGRGVGDGFLPRWLVLPISGKPLLDQPVTQPYQPPDRIVEASRAVFKLSRRGANLPDMASQPVVNPIVAEWGEDGFEAFRWYRGHFAKCSEEASEDSKVLWTRSIEIMLRIGHIVAIGINPERPMLTDELVDWAGRLTELSTKSCIVEMKDRLASNDKQAEYLFVRRLIKEAGQAGITTVALKQQINGLFDNARYESIIKQLQDANQVSGRMGTGPRGGRPTFRYYAAA from the coding sequence ATGTCCGAATCTCCGTTCGCCCAGGTTGGCCCGATCCTGTTCGAAAAGGGCTACTCGCCGATTCCGATCATGCCCGGCAATAAGGTGCCAGGCCTCATGGTTGGTGACGAATGGCGCATGTTCAAGGGCTGGAATGAGTTCTGCGTTGAGCGACCGTCGCAATTTCAGATCAACCAGTGGGCCAAATGGCAGGACGCGGGCGTCGGCATCGCCTGCGGCCGTGGCTTGATCTGCATCGACATCGATCAGGAAGAGATCATCGAGCCGTTGCTTGCGATCCTGCCGGTGTCCTACGTGCAGAAGAAGGGCCGGAAGGGCATCTCGCTCTTCTACCAGGGCAACACGGACGCCATCCGCTCGAAGAACTACCGGACGCCCGATCGTGTCGGCCTTGTCGATCTCTTGGCCGAAGGTAAGCAAACGGTGCTGCCGCCCTCGATCCATCCGGATACTGGCGAACCCTATTATTGGTGGACCGACGAAACGCTGCTCGATGTCGGCCTCGCGGCGCTGAACGAGCTGCCGAACGACATCGCCGACCAGATCGGCGAGGTGCTGCGCGCGTTCGGCTATGACCCGGACGGCGACCGGGCAGCCGACCCGGCCGGTTCGGATCACCCGGACACGTTGAGCAGCCACACCTCGAACTTCTTCCGCAAGCTCAACGAAGACGCGCTGGCCCGGATCGAGGCATGGGCACCGAAGCTCAAACTCCCTAAGGGGCGGTTCCTTGGCCGTGTCTATCGTGCGGTGGCTCCGTGGCGCGCCTCGGGCTCGGGCCGTGCCATGAGCCGCCGCTCGGCGAACCTCTCGATCTCTCCGGGCGGCGTTGAGGACTTCGGCACCGGCGAGAGCTTCACCGCGCTCAACGTCGTGATGAAGACGTTGCAGATCCCCGACTCCGAGTTGGACGCGGCCGTGCAGTGGCTTGGCGGCTGCCTTGCCTATGACTTTTCGCCGAACATCACCCTGACCATGGGGCCGAAGACGCTGGCGATCCTGGCCGAGCGCGAGGCCCGTGAGCGCGGCGAAGAGCCGCCGGTGCGCTCTGCGGTCGAGGAGGCGTTGACGCCCCCGCCGCACCCCGAATGGCATCCTACGCCCACCCCGGCGGTCGCAGAAAGGCCGACCGGCGGCGACCTCACCGCCTACGCCGCCGCACAGCCCAGCGCGCCGGCTGCGGCTCCTGCGGAGGCCACTGTTGGGCTGGTGGAGGAAGAGGAGGTCAACGCACCGGCGACGCCCCCAGCGCCATCTATGGCCGAGCTGGAGGCCCTTTGCCGTGGCATCCCCGGATTGGTCGGCGAGCTGGTCGAATGGATGGCGTGCTCGTCATCGAGCCCGTCGCGGCCGTGCGCCCTCGGGCCTGCACTGCTTTGGGTCGGGACGATCGCCGGCCGCCATCAGGCAGGGCCGACCGATCTGCGCACCAACCTCAACGTGGTGACCCTGGCACCGCCCGGCTACGGCAAAGACCACGCGCGCCAGGCGCTCTATCGGCTGGCGACGAAGACGGGACTGTTCCGCTTCATGGCCCCGGAGAACTTCCTGTCGGACTCCGCGCTCCGCAAGACGATCGAGCAGAACCCGGTCATGATGTCGATGATGGACGAGTTCGGCGGCTTCATCGGCAAGATCATGGATCGTCGCGCTGGCGCGCATCAGTCGAACCTGCGTCACATGATCCTCCAGCTCTTCACGACCTCCAACAGCGTCTATACCGGCGCCGCAGCCGCCCAGGAGCAGGCGACGCCGATACATCAGCCGTGCTTCTCGATCTATGGAACGACGACGCCGCATGACTTCTGGCCGTCGATGTCCGGCCGGGGCGTCGGTGACGGCTTCTTGCCGCGTTGGCTAGTGCTGCCGATCTCGGGCAAGCCGTTGCTCGACCAGCCGGTGACGCAGCCGTATCAGCCGCCGGACCGGATCGTCGAGGCAAGCCGTGCCGTGTTCAAGCTCTCGCGCCGTGGTGCCAACCTGCCGGACATGGCGTCGCAGCCGGTGGTCAATCCGATCGTCGCCGAGTGGGGCGAGGACGGCTTCGAAGCCTTCAGGTGGTATCGCGGGCACTTCGCGAAGTGCTCCGAGGAGGCGAGCGAGGACAGCAAAGTTCTGTGGACCCGCTCTATCGAGATCATGCTGCGGATCGGCCATATCGTCGCGATCGGCATCAACCCCGAGCGGCCGATGCTCACGGACGAGCTGGTCGATTGGGCGGGGCGGCTCACCGAGCTTTCGACCAAGTCTTGCATTGTCGAGATGAAGGACCGGCTGGCATCGAACGATAAGCAGGCGGAATATCTGTTCGTGCGGCGGCTGATCAAGGAAGCTGGTCAGGCCGGGATTACCACGGTGGCGCTGAAGCAACAGATCAACGGGCTCTTCGACAACGCGCGTTACGAGTCGATCATCAAGCAGCTTCAGGACGCCAATCAGGTGAGCGGCCGCATGGGAACCGGGCCTCGCGGTGGCCGTCCAACGTTTCGCTACTACGCTGCCGCCTAG
- a CDS encoding AAA family ATPase has product MPTYPGVNSNFELSAFTLAERQIIMRLAGHFYITRAAAPTQVGNSNYRAFLMRPAQGVSAALNVEREIVVLFADYETFEARTLRAFDLTCDQFDDVRVDRSFRFLISRDRDIENSIRHYLLQDIEYPVVIPYRYDDFHSATDDFLFNAIRRNYLIRDLFGYQSPLKHEYFFFGRKAIVDNVIDLHKSGQNSALFGLRKSGKTSTIYAIQRRSGASSCQTIVIDCQDPAVHAKRYGALLEQIVADVRQQLNLKKINISLGNTPDQISAGFQRHLNDALNAAGNDVLLIFDEIENISPKTAASAHWRTEEDALLFWQIARSFFQNAKKRKMTFCFVGTNPHLFELPKLNGIANPVYLFAPKTFIPMLTQADTREMITRLGYFMGLDFDASVLSHIYQRFGGHPFFTRQLCSQIHKRTPTSRPRTVSIVACNEAEQEAGSDLQNYMKEILSNLNAFYPDEYAMLEYLARGEVSTFKEMVGYSPEYVEHLIGYGLVIRRQDDYEFAFDAVADTVRKSLNHANSATREQKWAYISKRRNNLEQEIRSWLYRWAEKLEPSEWTKSVEACLSEDRQIKLGSLNRRQAFSRNNSPLYLIELLKFVRRSQHDRSTQISDALNAVNNYRIDAHAKDMPEVDYQRLVEAFDLLEDIFLPPP; this is encoded by the coding sequence ATGCCCACCTATCCGGGCGTCAATTCCAACTTTGAACTGAGCGCATTCACCCTAGCAGAACGCCAGATCATAATGAGACTGGCGGGCCACTTTTACATCACACGTGCCGCCGCGCCGACGCAGGTCGGAAATAGCAACTACCGAGCCTTCCTCATGAGACCCGCCCAGGGCGTCTCCGCCGCGTTGAATGTGGAACGTGAGATTGTGGTTCTGTTCGCCGATTACGAGACCTTTGAAGCCCGAACGTTACGCGCGTTTGACCTAACGTGCGACCAGTTTGATGATGTCCGGGTCGACCGCTCTTTCCGATTTCTCATCAGCCGTGACCGCGACATAGAGAACAGCATTAGGCACTATCTCCTTCAAGACATCGAATACCCCGTCGTCATCCCATACCGTTACGACGATTTTCATTCCGCAACTGACGACTTTCTATTCAACGCAATTCGGCGAAACTATCTCATCCGAGATTTATTCGGATATCAATCCCCGCTCAAGCACGAGTATTTTTTCTTCGGACGAAAGGCTATCGTCGACAATGTGATCGATTTACACAAGTCTGGACAAAACAGCGCGCTCTTTGGCTTAAGAAAGAGCGGCAAGACTTCAACGATCTACGCCATTCAAAGGCGATCGGGAGCATCTAGTTGCCAGACCATCGTGATCGATTGCCAGGACCCAGCGGTTCATGCAAAGCGCTATGGAGCACTGCTCGAACAAATTGTGGCAGACGTACGCCAGCAGCTCAACCTCAAGAAGATAAATATCTCGTTGGGCAACACACCCGACCAAATCTCTGCAGGGTTCCAACGCCACCTGAATGACGCGCTGAATGCTGCGGGAAACGACGTACTTCTCATTTTTGATGAGATAGAAAATATCTCACCGAAGACAGCCGCGTCCGCGCATTGGCGAACGGAAGAAGATGCGTTGCTTTTTTGGCAAATAGCCAGATCGTTCTTCCAGAACGCAAAAAAAAGAAAGATGACATTTTGCTTCGTCGGCACCAACCCGCACCTATTCGAATTGCCCAAGCTCAATGGAATAGCAAACCCGGTCTACCTGTTCGCACCAAAGACGTTTATTCCCATGCTCACTCAAGCAGACACGAGGGAAATGATAACGCGACTCGGCTACTTTATGGGATTGGATTTTGATGCGAGCGTTCTCTCGCATATTTATCAGCGATTTGGAGGTCATCCCTTTTTTACACGCCAATTATGCAGCCAAATCCACAAGAGGACACCAACAAGCCGACCACGAACGGTTTCGATCGTTGCATGCAATGAGGCCGAGCAAGAAGCCGGCTCAGACCTTCAGAATTATATGAAGGAGATTCTGAGCAATCTGAATGCGTTTTACCCGGACGAGTATGCAATGCTTGAATACCTCGCGCGCGGCGAGGTCTCCACCTTCAAGGAAATGGTGGGATACTCCCCCGAATACGTCGAACATCTGATCGGCTACGGACTGGTTATTCGACGCCAAGACGACTATGAATTTGCATTCGACGCCGTTGCTGACACCGTTCGAAAGAGTCTAAACCATGCAAACTCTGCGACTCGTGAGCAGAAATGGGCGTATATAAGTAAACGTCGAAACAACCTCGAGCAAGAGATCAGAAGCTGGCTCTACCGTTGGGCTGAGAAGCTAGAGCCTAGCGAATGGACAAAAAGTGTGGAGGCATGCCTCTCAGAAGACAGGCAAATCAAACTTGGTTCGCTAAATAGACGGCAAGCCTTTTCAAGGAACAACAGCCCGCTATATCTAATTGAGCTGCTAAAGTTTGTACGACGTAGTCAGCACGATCGATCTACCCAGATTTCAGACGCCTTAAACGCCGTCAATAACTATAGGATAGACGCGCACGCAAAGGATATGCCCGAGGTCGACTATCAACGTTTAGTCGAGGCATTCGATTTGCTGGAGGACATTTTCCTGCCGCCACCTTGA
- a CDS encoding transglycosylase SLT domain-containing protein, translated as MKRLISALAAASVIATTMPAFAGSGLHELINSAADQHGLAPSLVHAVIRVESNYNCRLTGRAGERGIMQVKPATARSVGVTGDLYDCSTGLRAGLRYLRIAISRGGVGCAGISLYQRGVYGRPVCTAYGRKVLRAANLRSSGAAETGRQPEQPRLHSTPR; from the coding sequence ATGAAGCGCCTTATCAGCGCGCTCGCTGCCGCGAGCGTGATCGCCACCACCATGCCTGCATTCGCCGGGTCTGGACTGCACGAGTTGATCAATTCCGCCGCAGACCAGCACGGGCTCGCGCCCAGCCTCGTGCATGCTGTCATCCGCGTGGAGAGCAACTATAACTGCCGCCTCACTGGCCGCGCCGGTGAGCGCGGGATCATGCAGGTCAAGCCGGCCACCGCGCGGTCCGTTGGCGTCACAGGGGATCTGTACGATTGCAGCACCGGCCTGCGCGCGGGGCTTCGCTATCTAAGGATCGCTATCAGTCGTGGCGGCGTTGGGTGCGCCGGCATCAGCCTCTACCAGCGCGGCGTCTATGGGCGGCCGGTCTGCACTGCCTATGGTCGCAAGGTTCTGCGTGCGGCCAACCTGCGTTCGAGTGGTGCAGCGGAGACTGGAAGGCAACCCGAACAGCCGCGGCTGCATTCCACCCCTCGTTGA
- a CDS encoding HNH endonuclease signature motif containing protein, with protein MSTRRERIRDKVMSRLEVVQGTVLDTPCHIWTGPTSGSNGRGKDYPRMCLDGGTMAVHIVMYVIEHGPIPPRKQLDHRCRTRRCVNPDHLEMVTHKQNQRRRDEARRFACEEIAA; from the coding sequence AGACAAGGTGATGTCTCGCCTCGAGGTCGTTCAAGGGACGGTGCTCGATACACCCTGCCACATCTGGACGGGGCCTACGTCGGGGAGCAACGGGCGGGGAAAAGACTATCCGAGGATGTGTCTCGATGGCGGCACCATGGCCGTCCATATCGTGATGTACGTCATCGAGCATGGTCCCATCCCTCCCCGCAAGCAACTCGATCATCGCTGCCGGACACGCCGCTGCGTGAACCCGGATCATCTGGAAATGGTGACGCACAAGCAAAATCAGCGTCGCCGCGACGAGGCCCGTCGCTTCGCTTGCGAAGAGATCGCGGCTTAG